A window from Argopecten irradians isolate NY chromosome 3, Ai_NY, whole genome shotgun sequence encodes these proteins:
- the LOC138317859 gene encoding uncharacterized protein codes for MPWQMIPIRLTYTRTRWRRLLLCLIGLTVVLSLINLWTDLNLKCTACRSVHLFHRQYVELDFDYQKYINATWEARVNNDSLLTLFTTWNPSMQKPVVYHNALRNWASLSRSVTTLVYSNDSEVESIAKKHNWQVQKIERTACFGTPVLRTMFQEVIGKARSKFYGYANADLVFNDGLVKTLEAVASNPEFSKGPLLIVGKRVDVNISKLQEPVINGTKDVEKLAPHGKLSWGFAGDYYITNELFPWEFVPDLVIGRPLVDNWLIWYAREVGAKVVDASGSILAVHQLANGLKRIKFMCNKAEMWKKKLLPNLPVWKGMIDCASYESRVGDSGKVFILPKIFLPEICNHDEAIFH; via the coding sequence ATGCCCTGGCAAATGATACCTATACGACTGACCTACACCAGAACAAGATGGCGCCGACTTCTGCTGTGTCTGATTGGTCTAACCGTCGTCCTGAGTCTGATCAATCTGTGGACCGACCTTAACCTCAAATGTACGGCCTGTAGGTCTGTCCATCTCTTCCACAGACAGTACGTGGAGCTGGACTTCGATTACCAGAAATACATCAACGCCACGTGGGAAGCACGTGTGAACAACGATAGTCTGTTGACGTTGTTTACCACGTGGAATCCTTCCATGCAGAAACCGGTGGTGTACCACAATGCCCTGCGAAACTGGGCCTCACTAAGTCGCAGCGTCACGACTCTTGTCTATTCCAACGATTCGGAAGTGGAAAGCATCGCTAAAAAACATAATTGGCAGGTACAGAAAATAGAGCGCACTGCCTGTTTTGGTACTCCCGTTTTACGGACCATGTTCCAGGAAGTTATCGGCAAAGCGAGAAGCAAATTTTATGGCTACGCGAACGCTGATTTGGTATTCAATGATGGCTTAGTGAAAACATTAGAAGCAGTAGCTAGCAATCCCGAATTCTCCAAAGGGCCGTTACTTATCGTAGGAAAACGAGTGGATGTTAATATATCTAAGCTACAGGAGCCAGTTATTAACGGAACGAAAGATGTAGAGAAATTAGCCCCACACGGGAAACTCTCATGGGGCTTCGCCGGAGATTATTATATAACCAATGAGCTGTTTCCATGGGAATTCGTACCGGATCTTGTAATAGGACGCCCCCTGGTGGACAACTGGTTGATCTGGTACGCACGTGAAGTAGGAGCTAAAGTTGTTGATGCGTCGGGTTCAATTTTGGCGGTTCATCAATTGGCCAATGGACTGAAGAGGATTAAATTTATGTGTAACAAGGCTGAAATGTGGAAAAAGAAACTTCTGCCCAATCTCCCGGTCTGGAAAGGAATGATAGACTGTGCGAGTTACGAGTCTAGGGTCGGCGATAGtggaaaagtatttattttacctAAAATATTTTTACCTGAAATTTGTAATCATGATGAAGCGATTTTCCACTGA